The DNA region CTAACATTTACATATAAGGCAATTTTGCCTGATATCCCGATATATCGGGATTGAACAAACAAACAGGCAAATTTGCTTACTTTCAATAATAAACTACCCCACCGCAGAGCAGCGGAGTATCAATCGGAATATCCAAAATCGCCCAAGGGGCGGGAAATTTATACGCCTATGGAGTATTTATACGCCTCAGGAGTATTTATGCGCCTAGGGCGCATCAAGCCTTTACCCGCCGTGTTTCCGGCGGGCTCGTCCGCCTTTGGCGGATTTAAGCCACACATTCTTTTAAAAATTACGAGTCAAGAGCAGATCTGCCCCCGTTTACCAATCCGGTTTGGTCGCCTGATGATCAGGCGAAAGTCCCTTCCGGGCGAGGGATGGGCATTGCTGGAGGCTTCTTTCTTGGTCGCATGCCAAAGAAGAAACGCACGATGTTGAAGCGCCTGACGAACAGTTCGTATAGAATCATGATCAAGGAGAAGGAGACACTGGCGATGATCAGGAGCTTGGTCAGGATGCCTATGTCCCAGCGTATAACATACCAGCCGATGCAAAGTATAATCGTCTGGTGGAACAAATAGAAGGGCAAAACCGCCTCGTTACCGTAGACCAGGAATTTATGGTTCGTGTTTAGGTGCCTGGCTCCAATGTTCAGAACAAATACAACCGCGCTCCAACACGTAATGCTCCATACGGTTTGAAAGAGTACGAATACCAATGAGAAGGGCTCTTTACCCGGGTATGGGTCATAGCCAAATGCCACTACTAAAAATCCTAGTCCGCACCAGCCAACGATCCATAGCGCCATGCAGATCCACCCATGTCTCCTAATGCTCATTATAAAGCGTTTATCAGCTGCCATCATGTAGCCTATTACAAAGAAAATCGTGTACCAGAGAAGATCTGCCCAGCTAAAACGAGTCTTGAAAATAGCCCCGAGTCCGATGAGGGTTAGAGACAGTGGTATTACGAAGAGAAATATCCCGCCTGGTTTATCACACCATCCAGCGAATCTCGCGATCCAGCGCTTTCCCTGTTCTGACTTTAAATAAAGCAGTAAAGGGAGACTCAGCAGTGAGATGAGAAAGAGATATTGAAGAAACCACAGATGTCCGGAAAAAGGAATGGGCAGCAAAGTACTGGGCCACTGCGTAATACCGGGGAGATTGAGGCGATCGAAGTAGCGCAGAATTAATTGCCAGAAGCTTCCGCGATATCCCGAATTAGTAAACAGTTCAAAGTAGAGCTGGATCGGCAACAGGACAAAGAAACCCACGGTATAAAAAGGGATGAGAAGCCGCTTGACTCGCTCCCAGATATACGCCCAGGCTCGCCTGGACTTTAGTGCGTACCAGGTCCCAATTCCTGACAACAGGAAGAAAAGCTCCATGACCCAAGTCCAAATCAAACCACGCATCGCCACGAAGAGCAGCTGACTTTGCTCCGGGTTCTTCAAGTGCCACCCTTCTGGGTCGAAGAAGCGGGTGCAATGGTAGAGAAAGACGGCCAGCATAGCAATAATCCTCAGCCAATCAACGTCGTACCTTCGTTCTTGCATGATTTTTCTTCCATT from Deltaproteobacteria bacterium includes:
- a CDS encoding acyltransferase, which encodes MSKKALHLTAIMLCFMATGELYRCGGRIAEGKLAFLHVNGRKIMQERRYDVDWLRIIAMLAVFLYHCTRFFDPEGWHLKNPEQSQLLFVAMRGLIWTWVMELFFLLSGIGTWYALKSRRAWAYIWERVKRLLIPFYTVGFFVLLPIQLYFELFTNSGYRGSFWQLILRYFDRLNLPGITQWPSTLLPIPFSGHLWFLQYLFLISLLSLPLLLYLKSEQGKRWIARFAGWCDKPGGIFLFVIPLSLTLIGLGAIFKTRFSWADLLWYTIFFVIGYMMAADKRFIMSIRRHGWICMALWIVGWCGLGFLVVAFGYDPYPGKEPFSLVFVLFQTVWSITCWSAVVFVLNIGARHLNTNHKFLVYGNEAVLPFYLFHQTIILCIGWYVIRWDIGILTKLLIIASVSFSLIMILYELFVRRFNIVRFFFGMRPRKKPPAMPIPRPEGTFA